A single genomic interval of Helianthus annuus cultivar XRQ/B chromosome 6, HanXRQr2.0-SUNRISE, whole genome shotgun sequence harbors:
- the LOC110944448 gene encoding GDSL esterase/lipase At5g55050-like, whose amino-acid sequence MANSINGVPLKLIAFLFFCGVLIILSPGGLCQSVPGVYIFGDSLVDVGNNNHLALSLIKADFPHNGVDFPTGEATGRFSNGKNPADFLAEKVGLPLAQPYLSLVSKWKTSNTYPITGVNFASGGAGLFNRTDLVEQAISLTQQVEYYTLVYEQLVRELGSDGAQTHLAKSLFVIVIGSNDLFGYFRNNSKVSKKYTPQQYVDLMASTFKQFIKTLYGMGARKFVVTGVGMIGCCPRQRKQNPTKECDVEANYWSRKYSNDLILLLKDLKSELSYINYSYFDTYNAMNNIIQNPQAYGITEIEEACCGLGNLKADIPCIPISTYCPDRRNHLFWDFVHPTETVSSIFADLFYNGPQNITFPINVQQLIEL is encoded by the exons ATGGCTAATTCCATTAATGGAGTTCCGCTAAAACTCATCGCATTTTTGTTTTTCTGTGGTGTGCTAATTATCTTATCCCCCGGCGGTCTGTGCCAATCAGTCCCGGGGGTTTACATTTTTGGAGACTCATTGGTGGACGTCGGTAACAACAATCACCTCGCTCTTTCCCTTATTAAGGCTGATTTCCCTCACAATGGTGTAGATTTTCCTACTGGAGAAGCTACTGGTCGGTTCAGTAACGGAAAAAATCCTGCTGACTTTCTTG CTGAAAAGGTGGGATTACCTTTGGCGCAACCATATCTATCATTGGTGTCAAAATGGAAAACGTCGAACACATATCCGATTACTGGAGTCAACTTTGCATCAGGAGGCGCGGGACTCTTTAATAGAACTGACCTCGTT GAACAAGCAATTTCACTGACACAACAAGTAGAGTACTACACTTTGGTGTATGAGCAGTTGGTTCGAGAACTGGGCTCAGATGGTGCCCAAACCCACTTAGCCAAATCATTATTTGTGATTGTGATCGGAAGCAATGATCTCTTTGGCTACTTCCGCAACAACTCCAAAGTCTCAAAGAAGTACACCCCACAACAATATGTTGATCTCATGGCCTCCACTTTTAAACAATTTATCAAG ACGTTGTATGGTATGGGAGCACGTAAATTTGTGGTGACAGGAGTTGGAATGATCGGTTGTTGCCCGAGACAGAGAAAGCAAAACCCCACCAAGGAATGCGATGTGGAAGCTAACTATTGGTCGAGAAAGTACAGCAACGATTTGATATTGTTGCTAAAGGATTTAAAGTCGGAATTATCATATATCAACTATTCTTATTTTGATACTTACAATGCCATGAATAACATCATCCAAAATCCTCAAGCATATG GAATTACGGAGATAGAAGAAGCTTGTTGTGGACTCGGCAACTTGAAAGCCGACATCCCTTGCATACCAATTTCGACCTATTGCCCCGACAGAAGAAACCATCTTTTCTGGGATTTTGTTCATCCCACAGAAACTGTGTCTAGTATATTTGCTGACCTATTTTACAATGGACCACAAAACATTACGTTTCCAATAAATGTACAACAACTTATTGAGTTGTAG
- the LOC110863799 gene encoding GDSL esterase/lipase At5g55050 yields the protein MCQSVPGVYIFGDSLVDVGNNNHLPLSLLKANFPHNGVDFPTGEATGRFSNGKNAADFLAEKVGLPTAPPYLSSKSEVPITGVSFASGGAGLLNRTDDLFRQAISMTQQVDYFALVHDHLVQQLGSDGARAHLAKSLFVIVIGSNDLFAYFHNNSKVSKKYTPQQYVDLMASTFKQLIKRLYGMEARKFVVTGVGVIGCCPARRKETATSECKVEANNWSTKYNDGLKLLLQDLKLELSEINYSYFDTYGVMNNIIQNPQTYGIIETKEACCGLGNMKADVPCIPIATYCSNRRDHLFWDRVHPTEIVSSLFANLLYNGTQEVTFPINVEQLAKL from the exons ATGTGCCAATCAGTCCCGGGGGTTTACATTTTTGGAGACTCTTTGGTGGACGTCGGCAACAACAATCACCTTCCTCTTTCCCTTCTTAAGGCTAATTTCCCTCACAACGGTGTAGATTTTCCTACCGGAGAAGCTACTGGCCGGTTTAGTAATGGAAAAAATGCTGCTGACTTTCTTG CTGAAAAGGTGGGATTACCTACCGCGCCGCCATATCTTTCATCGAAGTCAGAAGTTCCAATTACCGGAGTCAGTTTTGCATCAGGAGGTGCAGGTCTCTTAAACCGGACCGATGATCTCTTT agacaAGCAATTTCAATGACACAACAAGTTGACTACTTCGCTTTAGTACATGACCATCTTGTTCAACAACTGGGCTCGGATGGTGCTCGAGCCCACTTGGCGAAATCCTTATTTGTGATTGTGATTGGAAGCAATGATCTCTTTGCCTACTTCCACAACAACTCCAAAGTCTCAAAGAAGTACACCCCACAACAATATGTTGATCTCATGGCATCCACCTTCAAACAACTTATCAAG AGGTTGTATGGTATGGAAGCACGTAAATTTGTGGTGACTGGAGTTGGAGTGATTGGTTGTTGTCCTGCACGGAGAAAGGAAACCGCCACGAGTGAATGCAAAGTGGAAGCAAATAATTGGTCGACAAAGTACAACGATGGGCTAAAATTATTACTACAGGATCTGAAGTTGGAATTATCAGAAATCAACTATTCTTACTTTGATACTTACGGCGTCATGAATAACATCATCCAAAATCCTCAAACTTATG GAATTATCGAGACAAAAGAAGCTTGTTGTGGTCTTGGCAACATGAAAGCCGACGTCCCTTGCATCCCAATTGCGACTTATTGCTCCAACAGAAGGGACCATCTTTTCTGGGATCGCGTTCATCCCACGGAAATCGTGTCAAGTCTATTTGCTAATCTGTTATACAACGGAACTCAAGAGGTTACGTTTCCAATAAATGTAGAACAACTTGCTAAATTGTAG